Proteins encoded by one window of Sulfurospirillum barnesii SES-3:
- the lepA gene encoding translation elongation factor 4, whose product MQKHIRNFSIIAHIDHGKSTLADRLIQECGAVSEREMTTQMMDTMDIEKERGITIKAQSVRLTYVKEGQPYILNLIDTPGHVDFSYEVSRSLASSDGALLVVDASQGVEAQTIANVYIALENNLEIIPVLNKIDLPAADPERVKDEIEHTIGLDCSEALSVSAKSGIGIRELLDTLVDKIPAPTGDEDAPTKALIYDSWFDNYLGALALVRVYDGSIKKGQEVYVMGTGKKHEVLNLMYPHPLAMQKTTEIKTGEVGIVVLGLKNVGDVRVGDTITDNRNKTAEAVGGFKEVKQFVFAGLYPIETDKFEELRDALDKLKLNDSSISYEPETSAALGFGFRVGFLGLLHMEVIKERLEREFDLDLIATAPTVTYKVKTTKGAVLDIQNPSQLPPVNEFEEISEPYVKATVLTPTEFLGNIIILMNNKRGIQKKMDYLSPERVLLEYEIPLNEIVMDFYDKLKSVSKGYASFDYEPIGYQVGDLVKLDLLVAGEPVDALSIIVPRVSAQSRGRDFVKAMKEIVPRQLFEVAIQASIGTKVIARETVKSMGKNVTAKCYGGDITRKRKLLEKQKEGKKRMKSIGKVQLPQEAFLTILKID is encoded by the coding sequence ATGCAAAAACATATTCGTAACTTCTCAATTATTGCCCATATTGACCATGGTAAAAGTACCTTAGCGGATCGCCTGATTCAAGAGTGTGGGGCGGTGAGTGAGCGTGAAATGACCACGCAGATGATGGACACCATGGACATCGAAAAAGAGCGTGGTATCACCATTAAAGCACAAAGTGTACGTTTGACGTATGTCAAAGAGGGGCAGCCTTATATTCTTAACCTTATTGACACCCCAGGTCACGTGGATTTTTCGTATGAAGTGAGTCGCTCTTTAGCGTCGAGTGATGGCGCACTTTTAGTGGTTGATGCCTCTCAGGGTGTGGAAGCGCAAACCATTGCCAATGTCTACATTGCTCTTGAAAATAATTTAGAAATTATCCCTGTTCTTAACAAAATTGACCTTCCAGCCGCTGATCCTGAGCGTGTGAAAGATGAGATTGAGCATACCATTGGGCTTGATTGTTCGGAGGCGCTCAGCGTGAGTGCCAAAAGTGGTATTGGTATTAGAGAGCTTTTAGATACCCTCGTCGATAAAATCCCTGCTCCAACAGGTGATGAAGATGCCCCTACCAAAGCGCTTATTTACGACAGTTGGTTTGATAATTATTTAGGTGCACTTGCGTTGGTTCGAGTCTACGATGGTTCGATTAAAAAAGGGCAAGAAGTCTATGTTATGGGTACAGGCAAAAAGCATGAAGTCTTAAACCTTATGTACCCGCATCCTTTAGCTATGCAAAAAACCACAGAAATTAAAACAGGTGAAGTGGGTATCGTCGTTTTGGGTCTTAAAAATGTAGGTGATGTTCGTGTGGGTGATACGATTACGGACAATCGCAACAAAACCGCTGAAGCCGTAGGTGGCTTCAAAGAGGTCAAACAGTTTGTTTTTGCAGGGCTCTATCCCATTGAAACCGACAAATTTGAAGAACTTCGAGACGCACTTGATAAGCTCAAACTCAATGATTCTAGCATCTCGTATGAGCCTGAAACGTCTGCTGCCTTAGGTTTTGGTTTTAGGGTTGGATTTTTAGGACTTTTGCATATGGAAGTCATTAAAGAGCGTTTGGAGCGAGAGTTTGACCTTGATTTAATTGCCACAGCACCAACGGTTACCTATAAAGTTAAAACGACCAAAGGAGCTGTGCTAGACATCCAAAACCCAAGCCAGCTGCCTCCTGTGAATGAGTTTGAAGAGATTTCTGAACCGTATGTGAAAGCCACCGTGTTAACACCAACAGAGTTTTTGGGCAATATCATCATTTTGATGAATAACAAACGGGGTATCCAAAAAAAGATGGACTACTTAAGTCCTGAACGTGTGCTTTTGGAGTATGAGATTCCCCTCAATGAAATTGTAATGGACTTTTATGACAAACTCAAATCCGTCTCCAAAGGCTACGCAAGCTTTGATTATGAGCCTATTGGGTATCAAGTGGGTGATTTGGTGAAGCTTGATTTACTCGTTGCGGGTGAGCCTGTGGACGCACTTTCCATCATTGTACCACGCGTAAGTGCGCAAAGTAGAGGTCGTGATTTTGTTAAAGCGATGAAAGAAATCGTTCCACGACAACTGTTTGAAGTGGCGATTCAAGCAAGCATTGGCACCAAAGTTATCGCACGTGAAACCGTTAAATCCATGGGTAAAAACGTCACTGCTAAATGCTACGGTGGCGATATTACAAGGAAGCGCAAACTCTTAGAAAAACAAAAAGAGGGAAAGAAGCGTATGAAATCCATCGGTAAAGTACAGCTCCCGCAAGAAGCCTTTTTAACCATTCTTAAAATCGACTAA
- a CDS encoding ribose-phosphate pyrophosphokinase gives MRGYKVFAGTANPEFAKRVAKHLSLPLSAAEIKRFSDGEISVQVSESVRGKDVFIIQSTCAPANINLMELLILTDALRRSSANSITAVVPYFGYARQDRKAAPRVPITAKLVANMMQTAGIDRVVTIDLHAGQIQGFFDIPVDNLYGSIVFNDYVKAKNLKNPIIASPDIGGVARARSFAKLLGVDMVIVDKRREKANESEVMNIIGDVAGKDVILVDDMIDTAGTIVKAAEVLKKKGATSVMACCTHAVLSGPAYERIAKGELDELVVTDTIPLKETSEKIKVLSVAPVFAEVIRRVYHNESVNGLFI, from the coding sequence ATGAGAGGCTATAAAGTCTTTGCAGGAACAGCAAATCCAGAGTTTGCAAAAAGAGTAGCTAAACATCTTTCTTTGCCTCTTTCGGCAGCTGAAATTAAGCGTTTTAGCGATGGAGAAATCAGTGTTCAAGTGAGTGAAAGTGTACGTGGTAAAGATGTGTTTATTATTCAGTCAACGTGTGCACCTGCTAATATTAACTTGATGGAGTTGTTAATTTTAACAGATGCCCTAAGACGAAGTTCCGCCAACAGCATTACCGCTGTTGTCCCTTACTTTGGATACGCAAGACAAGATAGAAAAGCAGCCCCCCGTGTTCCTATTACAGCCAAACTCGTTGCAAATATGATGCAAACTGCGGGAATTGATCGTGTGGTTACAATTGACTTGCACGCAGGTCAAATTCAAGGCTTTTTTGATATTCCTGTCGATAACCTCTATGGCTCTATCGTTTTTAATGATTATGTGAAAGCTAAAAATCTTAAAAACCCTATTATCGCAAGTCCAGACATTGGTGGCGTAGCACGTGCTAGAAGTTTTGCAAAACTGTTAGGTGTGGATATGGTCATTGTTGATAAGCGTCGTGAAAAAGCTAACGAGTCAGAAGTAATGAATATCATCGGTGATGTAGCAGGCAAAGATGTGATTTTAGTGGACGATATGATTGATACTGCTGGCACCATTGTAAAAGCAGCGGAAGTCTTAAAGAAAAAAGGGGCAACCAGTGTCATGGCATGTTGTACCCATGCAGTCTTAAGTGGACCTGCGTATGAGCGCATTGCAAAAGGTGAGTTGGATGAATTGGTTGTTACCGATACGATTCCTCTTAAAGAGACCAGTGAGAAAATTAAAGTGTTAAGTGTCGCTCCTGTGTTTGCAGAAGTGATTCGCCGTGTGTATCACAATGAAAGCGTGAATGGACTCTTCATCTAA